Below is a window of Shewanella khirikhana DNA.
AGATGCTCAAGCAAACGGCCCGGTGTGGCCACTATGATGTCGGCACCCTTACGCAGTTTTTGCGCCTGGGTATCGGTTTTGCCGCCACCGAACACAGTCACAATCGACAGTTCCAGATAACGGGCATAGGCCTGGATATTTTTGGCGATTTGCTCGGTCAGCTCGCGGGTCGGGGCGAGGATCAGCGCCCGAGCCTTGGTGGCTTCCAGCGGCTTGGGGTTCTCAAACAGCTTTTGCAGAATAGGGAGGGCAAAGGCTGCGGTTTTGCCGGTGCCGGTTTGGGCAGAAGCAAGCACATCCTGGCCACGGCGTACCGGTGGAATAGCGAGTCGCTGAACCGGGGTCATGGTCTCGTAGCCGCATTCGGCAACGGCCTTCAGAATTTCGGGTGCAAAACTGTAAGATTCGAATTTCATGGTCTTTCCTGGGCGTAAACAGACGATTAACAAGGCGTTTTACGTAAATCCCAGCCTTGGTCGGAATATGCCTTTTCACAAAGGGGCGCGAATTATAGCAGATTTTTTGTTCCCGGCTCGCCCTTTTATCAAGCCTGAGTGTTTGACTTGCCAGGGGGCTGAACTAGGCTTTGCTGTATAAGGTACAGCGTACCTGTTCGTGAGTTCGGGTTTCATGGAAGAAACTGTCCACTCCTGTGGCCCGAGAACAAACCTACAGCGGAGCCGCAGCATGTCGTTAAACGTTCTTATCATTGATGATTCCCTCAGTTGTTGCCAACTGCTTGCCAGCTATTTCAACGCACTCAATGTGGATCAGGTGGATTACTGTCACGACGGTGCCCAGGCGCTGGCCAGGTTGTCGGCTCATCGCGATATGTATCAAATTCTGGTTGTTGACCTGCATATGCCGTGCATGGATGGCATAGAACTGCTGGGGAGGCTGGCACGCCAGGGGTTTCGTGGCGGCGTGATTATCGCCTCCGGTATGGAGAGTCGCATTATCGAGGCGGCGTCTCAGGTGGTGATAGGCTCAAGGCTTAGGCTGCTTGGGGCGCTGATGAAGCCTGTGTGTCGCACCCAGCTGCAAATCTGTATCGAGCGGCTGCTGATGATGTCCCCTGAACTCGCCAGTCCGAAACGGCCGATGGAGCTGAGTTCTCTTCGCCAGTCAATTATGCACCGTAAGGTAGTGCCCTATTATCAGCCCCAGGTTGAAATCAGCAGTGGTCGCATTCAGGGCTTTGAGGTGCTGTGCCGCCTGCAACAGGGGGAGCAGCTTAAATTGATGACCCCGGACACCTTTATTGAACTGGCTGAGCAAAACAATTTGCTTAATGCGGTGTCGGAGCAGCTGATCTCCGCTGCTTTGAAAGAGTGGGGCGAGATTGGCCGCCATCCCGACTGCAGCTCAGCCCATATGTCCATTAACCTGACACCTCGGCAGCTAGGGCAGAGCTACTGGCCAACCAGGCTGCTTAGTTACTGCAACAAGTGGGACATGGACATGAACCGGGTAACGGTTGAAATAACCGAAAATCAGGCACTTGATAAACAATCCCAGCACTCGAGTATTTCCCGCTTGCGGCTGCATAATTTCGGTGTAGCCATTGATGATTTCGGTACCGGCTACACCAATTTGTCGCAGCTGTGCCGCTTGCCAATCAGCGAACTCAAGCTGGATATCAGTTTGGTCAGGGGGATCCATATGGATCCGCTGGCGCAGACCATTCTTAAGTCGCTGCTTGATATAGGCAATCAGCTGGGGGTCAGTGTGGTTGCTGAAGGGGTGGAAGATCCCAAAGATTTCGCCTTCCTGGAAGGGATCCCCAATCTTATCGTACAGGGCTATCTGGTGTGCCGCCCCAAACCTTTTGGCGAGCTGATGCGCTGGCTCAATGTGCGCCACAAGGTAGATAGCAGCAACAAGGTGGTTCCCCTGCCAAGCGGGCTGACCCATTAGGCCAGCCTTACTTTTTCAGCCTGGTTTCAGCGGCCAAAAATTGCTCGCCAGGCGCCATTCCCGCGGGGCTTGCCGCGGATGAAAAGCTTTCCCTTCAGTGATCTTTTTTTCCTGCGCTGCGTATTACAACAAAAATGCCGGGAGAGACATCATGCACGCATTCAATCCAGACAAAATTC
It encodes the following:
- a CDS encoding EAL domain-containing protein → MSLNVLIIDDSLSCCQLLASYFNALNVDQVDYCHDGAQALARLSAHRDMYQILVVDLHMPCMDGIELLGRLARQGFRGGVIIASGMESRIIEAASQVVIGSRLRLLGALMKPVCRTQLQICIERLLMMSPELASPKRPMELSSLRQSIMHRKVVPYYQPQVEISSGRIQGFEVLCRLQQGEQLKLMTPDTFIELAEQNNLLNAVSEQLISAALKEWGEIGRHPDCSSAHMSINLTPRQLGQSYWPTRLLSYCNKWDMDMNRVTVEITENQALDKQSQHSSISRLRLHNFGVAIDDFGTGYTNLSQLCRLPISELKLDISLVRGIHMDPLAQTILKSLLDIGNQLGVSVVAEGVEDPKDFAFLEGIPNLIVQGYLVCRPKPFGELMRWLNVRHKVDSSNKVVPLPSGLTH